The Halobellus sp. MBLA0158 genome has a window encoding:
- a CDS encoding sulfatase-like hydrolase/transferase produces MTSSSNPNVVCFVADQLRYDHLGCNGNDVVDTPNIDALAETGVSFDRTYTNNPMCMPARATMFTGRNPHRHGVRSNGVHLREELPSIPQQLSEAGYRTHSAGKLHLHLYTLPAPQQVSHIAAELPERAETEFGRRLGEVLDAVLRDLLECPDDLAAGRESVGYHEGFSNRGDNLLLRTLERIHVPKWSDGALLFQEAAAEAVSEWPTDDLSEADWEAFAEELKTRLAGMFDTIDATTYADLSFEPSEFPEAREVWESGLLSELPEPYYGFETTDFTGGHVNEIYGEYKRWLESNYPDAYDRISFDHPDNVRGDTFQVLREWSLPEEAHYNHWISDRSIEFLDEQEDDDDPFFLWCSYPDPHNPYAAPEPWGSMYDPSDVELPARSDEELDELPEFYRDVYEGDFFQLQGLYTEPGPEVQEEAIKEIIAVTYGMVSYLDHEVGRVVDALERNGLREDTVVVFLSDHGEMMGDHWMIRKGPFQFEGLLRVPMIWNWPGEFREGKRVETVTSHEDLMPTMLDLCGVTSPHAVYEPSYRHGPDTWPGESLVPLLTDESDPRDRSTVVETDEDYLGIWPRTLVTDQYKLTVYPDQEYGELFDLHDDPEELNNLWNDDAAEPLKNRLYRELIDQLVLQEGAVPSRRNVA; encoded by the coding sequence ATGACTAGCAGTAGCAACCCGAACGTGGTGTGTTTCGTCGCCGATCAGTTGCGATACGACCACCTGGGGTGCAACGGAAACGACGTCGTCGACACGCCGAACATCGACGCACTCGCCGAGACGGGCGTCTCGTTCGATCGGACCTACACGAACAATCCGATGTGTATGCCGGCCCGCGCGACGATGTTCACCGGACGGAACCCCCACCGACACGGAGTGCGATCGAACGGGGTCCACCTTCGGGAGGAGCTTCCGTCCATTCCGCAGCAGCTCTCGGAGGCGGGCTACCGAACTCACTCGGCGGGGAAACTTCACCTCCACCTCTACACGCTTCCGGCGCCGCAGCAGGTCTCACACATCGCTGCGGAGCTCCCCGAGCGCGCGGAGACCGAGTTCGGTCGACGGCTCGGCGAGGTGCTCGACGCGGTGCTTCGCGATCTACTCGAATGTCCCGACGACCTCGCTGCGGGACGGGAGTCCGTCGGCTATCACGAGGGCTTCTCGAACCGTGGTGACAATCTGCTCCTGCGCACGCTCGAACGGATCCACGTCCCGAAGTGGTCCGATGGCGCGCTCCTCTTCCAGGAGGCCGCCGCGGAGGCCGTCTCCGAGTGGCCCACCGACGACCTCTCGGAGGCCGACTGGGAGGCGTTCGCCGAGGAGCTGAAAACGCGCCTCGCGGGGATGTTCGACACGATCGACGCGACCACCTACGCGGACCTCTCGTTCGAGCCGTCGGAGTTCCCCGAGGCCCGCGAGGTCTGGGAGTCGGGGCTGCTCTCCGAACTCCCCGAGCCCTACTACGGGTTCGAGACGACCGACTTCACCGGCGGCCACGTCAACGAGATCTACGGCGAGTACAAGCGCTGGCTGGAGTCGAACTATCCCGACGCATACGACCGCATCTCCTTCGATCACCCCGACAACGTCCGCGGCGATACCTTCCAGGTGTTGCGGGAGTGGTCACTTCCGGAGGAGGCTCACTACAACCACTGGATCAGCGACCGCAGCATCGAGTTTCTGGACGAGCAGGAAGACGACGACGATCCGTTCTTCCTGTGGTGCTCCTATCCGGACCCGCACAATCCGTACGCCGCCCCCGAGCCGTGGGGGTCGATGTACGATCCGTCCGACGTGGAACTGCCCGCCCGAAGCGACGAGGAACTCGACGAACTGCCGGAGTTCTACCGCGACGTCTACGAGGGCGACTTCTTCCAGCTACAGGGGCTGTACACCGAGCCCGGCCCGGAAGTCCAAGAGGAGGCCATCAAGGAGATCATCGCCGTCACCTACGGGATGGTCAGCTACCTCGACCACGAGGTCGGGCGAGTCGTCGACGCGCTGGAGCGCAACGGTCTCCGGGAGGACACGGTCGTCGTCTTCCTCTCGGACCACGGCGAGATGATGGGCGATCACTGGATGATCCGAAAGGGCCCCTTCCAGTTCGAGGGGCTCCTCCGCGTGCCGATGATCTGGAACTGGCCCGGGGAGTTCCGAGAGGGCAAGCGCGTCGAGACCGTCACGAGCCACGAGGACCTGATGCCGACGATGTTGGACCTCTGCGGCGTTACGTCCCCGCACGCGGTCTACGAGCCGTCGTACCGCCACGGGCCGGACACGTGGCCCGGCGAGTCACTCGTGCCGCTGCTCACGGACGAGAGCGATCCCCGAGACCGCTCGACCGTCGTGGAGACCGACGAGGACTACCTCGGTATCTGGCCCCGCACGCTGGTCACTGACCAATACAAGCTCACGGTGTATCCGGATCAGGAGTACGGCGAACTGTTCGACCTCCACGACGATCCCGAGGAACTGAACAACCTCTGGAACGACGACGCGGCCGAGCCGCTCAAGAACCGCCTCTACCGCGAACTGATCGACCAGCTCGTGCTGCAGGAGGGAGCGGTCCCCAGCCGACGCAACGTCGCCTGA
- a CDS encoding aldehyde dehydrogenase family protein has product MSSSRSGESPVIERHRSKHEEATDDVEFGAWIDGELHTQGQKSEVEDPVTGESIVEVPQGDSSAVDSAVEAAWDAFEREWEAASVRDRSARLFEWADVLADHTDELTLLECLDCGKPISQARGEVEGAIDTLEYYASVCRAQRGSEIPGGEDVHLYTTQEPYGVVGQIVPWNYPLWAAAWKLGPALAAGNACVLKPANDTPLSTLRAAQLSEGIFPDGVLNVVPGPGSEVGQAIAEHDDIRKISFTGSTAVGSGVMRAAADRVAPVTLELGGKSPFIVFPDANLEKVVEAVADGIFYSTGEICDAFSRALVHESVAEEFTERFVEKAESYVLGDPLDEETTMGPLTSQRQFETVREYIETGREEADLLCGGGVPDDPALSEGWYVEPTVFGGVTNEMTIAREEIFGPVQTIQTFSEYEEAIDLANDTQYGLAAGIGTEKTSLVHRTADDLDAGLVYVNEYGPIMPDAPYGGFKQSGFGKDLGLEALDHYQRQKSVYVNLDQPEL; this is encoded by the coding sequence ATGAGCAGTTCCCGATCAGGTGAGAGTCCAGTGATCGAGCGGCATCGCTCGAAACACGAGGAGGCGACGGACGACGTCGAATTCGGCGCGTGGATCGACGGCGAACTCCACACTCAGGGACAGAAGAGCGAAGTCGAAGATCCCGTGACCGGCGAGTCGATCGTCGAAGTCCCCCAGGGCGATTCTTCGGCGGTCGACAGCGCGGTCGAGGCGGCGTGGGACGCCTTCGAGCGCGAGTGGGAGGCCGCGAGCGTCCGCGACCGCTCGGCGCGCCTCTTCGAGTGGGCCGACGTCCTGGCAGACCACACTGACGAACTCACGCTCTTGGAGTGTCTGGACTGCGGGAAACCGATCTCGCAGGCTCGCGGGGAGGTCGAGGGCGCGATCGACACCCTAGAGTATTACGCGTCAGTCTGTCGGGCCCAGCGCGGAAGTGAGATTCCGGGCGGCGAGGACGTCCACCTCTACACGACCCAGGAACCGTACGGGGTCGTCGGCCAGATCGTCCCCTGGAACTATCCCCTGTGGGCGGCCGCCTGGAAACTCGGCCCCGCGCTGGCGGCCGGCAACGCCTGCGTGCTCAAGCCCGCCAACGACACGCCGCTATCGACGCTTCGAGCGGCCCAACTCTCGGAGGGCATCTTCCCCGACGGCGTCCTCAACGTCGTCCCCGGCCCGGGGAGCGAGGTTGGGCAAGCCATAGCCGAACACGACGACATCAGAAAGATCTCTTTCACCGGGAGCACGGCCGTCGGCAGCGGCGTGATGCGCGCGGCCGCGGACCGAGTCGCGCCCGTCACCCTCGAACTCGGCGGCAAGTCCCCCTTCATCGTCTTCCCCGACGCGAATCTGGAGAAGGTCGTCGAGGCGGTGGCCGATGGGATCTTCTACAGCACGGGCGAGATCTGCGACGCGTTCTCGCGCGCGCTCGTCCACGAGTCCGTCGCCGAGGAGTTCACCGAGCGCTTCGTCGAGAAGGCCGAGTCCTACGTGCTGGGCGACCCCCTCGACGAAGAAACCACGATGGGCCCGCTGACCTCTCAGCGCCAGTTCGAGACCGTACGGGAGTACATCGAGACCGGTCGGGAAGAAGCGGACCTGCTCTGCGGCGGCGGGGTGCCCGACGATCCGGCACTCTCCGAGGGCTGGTACGTGGAACCGACGGTCTTCGGCGGCGTCACCAACGAGATGACGATCGCTCGCGAGGAGATCTTCGGGCCCGTCCAGACGATCCAGACCTTCTCCGAGTACGAGGAGGCGATCGACCTCGCCAACGACACCCAGTACGGCCTCGCCGCGGGCATCGGCACGGAGAAGACCTCCCTCGTCCACCGGACCGCGGACGATCTCGATGCAGGCCTCGTCTACGTGAACGAGTACGGCCCGATTATGCCCGACGCGCCCTACGGCGGCTTCAAACAATCCGGCTTCGGGAAGGACCTCGGCCTTGAAGCGCTGGATCACTACCAGCGACAGAAGAGCGTCTACGTCAACCTCGACCAGCCCGAACTCTGA
- a CDS encoding amidohydrolase family protein, with the protein MSQTAAHALAETTVVDTDVHITVEEEAIAEYLEEPYRSSITDSPHPMFPSSSWDQRMGGKIDDYFSEFTGPEDVRQFQEDFEIEYPIINTFEPLGKFSQPDLAMSLMRAYNDYLLDRFLDDYDFLGLAAVATQRPEEAAAEIERIGDNDQIVGLYLGTSGEYPPLGDPSNDPIYRAAEDHDLPIVFHGNGEEFMFDFPLHNKGFNNYFEVQSLGHPWQQMATMASVIGEGVPAKFPDLDFVFLEAGIGWVPYMMHRMNKIYRMRRSEVPLLEQSPEEYIRDRFYIGSQPLGEPNRSEDMKRMIETLGADMLMFATDYPHWDFDHLEELDKYLQHYFTEEERQKILYETPVEAFRLPF; encoded by the coding sequence ATGTCACAGACAGCCGCCCACGCGTTAGCGGAGACTACCGTCGTGGACACGGACGTCCACATCACGGTAGAGGAAGAGGCGATCGCCGAGTACCTCGAGGAACCGTACCGGTCGAGCATCACCGACTCACCGCATCCGATGTTCCCGTCCAGCAGTTGGGACCAGCGGATGGGCGGCAAGATCGACGACTACTTCTCCGAGTTCACCGGTCCCGAGGACGTCAGGCAGTTCCAGGAGGACTTCGAGATCGAGTACCCGATCATCAATACCTTCGAACCGCTCGGGAAGTTCTCACAGCCCGACCTGGCGATGAGCCTGATGCGGGCGTACAACGACTACCTCCTCGACAGATTCCTCGACGACTACGACTTCCTGGGGTTGGCCGCGGTGGCGACACAGCGACCGGAGGAGGCCGCCGCGGAGATCGAACGCATCGGGGACAACGACCAGATCGTCGGGCTCTATCTCGGGACGAGCGGCGAGTACCCGCCGCTCGGAGACCCGTCGAACGACCCCATCTACAGGGCCGCAGAGGACCACGACCTGCCGATCGTCTTCCACGGGAACGGCGAGGAATTTATGTTCGATTTCCCGTTGCACAACAAGGGGTTCAACAACTACTTCGAGGTGCAATCGCTCGGCCACCCGTGGCAACAGATGGCGACGATGGCCAGCGTCATCGGGGAGGGAGTCCCGGCGAAGTTCCCCGATCTCGACTTCGTCTTCCTCGAAGCGGGGATCGGATGGGTCCCGTACATGATGCATCGGATGAACAAGATCTACCGAATGCGGCGGAGCGAAGTCCCGCTCCTCGAACAGTCGCCCGAGGAGTACATCCGCGATCGGTTCTACATCGGCTCACAGCCGCTCGGCGAGCCCAACCGTTCCGAGGATATGAAGCGGATGATCGAGACGCTCGGTGCGGATATGCTGATGTTCGCTACCGACTATCCGCACTGGGACTTCGATCACCTCGAAGAACTCGACAAGTACCTACAGCACTACTTTACCGAGGAGGAGCGGCAGAAGATCCTGTACGAGACCCCGGTAGAGGCGTTCCGTCTCCCCTTCTAA
- a CDS encoding Rieske (2Fe-2S) protein, whose translation MSEHTVATVGELDEGDRKLVEIEGREIALFRIDGEFRAYTNWCIHQGGPACEGSITGTSDAEFDRDELQTELQWGKEGEVLNCPWHGWEYDIPTGECLSKEGTKLPSHPVRVEDGDVVVSL comes from the coding sequence ATGAGTGAACACACCGTTGCGACAGTCGGTGAACTGGACGAAGGCGACCGGAAGCTGGTCGAAATCGAGGGGCGAGAGATCGCCCTGTTCCGGATCGACGGCGAGTTTCGGGCGTACACGAACTGGTGCATCCACCAGGGCGGGCCCGCCTGCGAGGGGAGCATCACCGGCACCAGCGACGCCGAGTTCGATCGCGACGAGCTCCAGACGGAGCTCCAGTGGGGCAAAGAGGGCGAAGTGCTCAACTGCCCGTGGCACGGCTGGGAGTACGACATCCCGACCGGAGAGTGTCTCTCGAAGGAGGGAACGAAACTGCCCTCGCATCCGGTACGGGTCGAAGACGGCGACGTAGTGGTCTCGCTGTAA
- a CDS encoding glycine betaine ABC transporter substrate-binding protein, translating to MANTRRDVLRRGLAASGATVLGSLAGCTGTFTGGGSTTTVTAASMQWTEAELMGYLGFESIKANTDVETEDELSLGGSMQCFQALKSGEISFYHLYTAGAYATMPPKHEEIPSDPEEVYQQAKQEMQEEHNLRYLERANFNNTYALAVRPGWQEETGIETISDLAEHFNGGNTDITVVLGPEFAEREDGWPGVTQAYGFAGVADELNIRKIGANLTYQVLGEGEAEVGMVFTTNPKIKQYDLAVLEDDQNFFAPYNPAPLARPDDVPSGSAVEEALTAPMAALSSEEQVIELNSRIAIDGEDVQDVAVDFLESEGII from the coding sequence ATGGCTAACACACGCCGGGATGTCCTTAGACGAGGCCTCGCCGCGTCAGGGGCAACCGTTCTCGGATCGCTAGCTGGATGCACGGGGACCTTCACTGGAGGCGGATCGACCACGACGGTGACGGCGGCGTCGATGCAGTGGACCGAAGCCGAGCTGATGGGATATCTCGGCTTCGAGTCGATAAAGGCGAACACCGACGTGGAGACCGAAGACGAACTGTCGCTCGGGGGATCGATGCAGTGCTTCCAAGCCCTCAAGAGCGGGGAGATCAGTTTCTACCACCTGTACACGGCGGGGGCGTACGCCACGATGCCGCCGAAACACGAGGAGATCCCGAGTGACCCCGAGGAGGTCTACCAGCAGGCCAAACAGGAGATGCAGGAGGAACATAACCTGCGGTACCTAGAGCGCGCCAACTTCAACAACACCTACGCCCTCGCGGTCCGGCCCGGCTGGCAGGAAGAGACGGGAATCGAGACGATCAGCGACCTCGCAGAGCACTTCAACGGCGGCAACACCGACATCACCGTCGTTTTGGGACCGGAGTTCGCAGAGCGCGAAGACGGGTGGCCGGGCGTCACGCAGGCGTACGGCTTCGCCGGCGTAGCCGACGAGCTAAACATCAGAAAGATCGGCGCGAACCTCACCTATCAGGTACTCGGTGAGGGCGAAGCCGAGGTCGGGATGGTGTTCACCACCAATCCGAAGATCAAGCAGTACGACCTCGCCGTCCTGGAGGACGACCAGAACTTCTTCGCGCCGTACAACCCGGCGCCGCTCGCCCGCCCCGACGACGTGCCGTCGGGATCGGCGGTGGAGGAGGCGCTCACCGCACCGATGGCCGCGCTCAGCAGCGAAGAGCAGGTCATCGAACTGAACTCCCGAATCGCCATCGACGGCGAAGACGTCCAGGACGTGGCAGTCGACTTCTTGGAGAGCGAAGGAATCATCTGA
- a CDS encoding ABC transporter permease, with translation MTTAHSPTGPLFISPYIEFVAENFNQLVARLVEHILITAETVLIAVPIAVGLGVLITYNDRAATAVLWLAGIAMTIPSLAAFGLLVPFLGIGSDPVVFTLILYSQLPVIRNTYVGLTGVEEAMKEAGRGLGMTRRQRLRRIQIPMALPIILAGVRNAVVIVVGVAAVGAYIGAGGLGEFIFNGIRQGDSVMIVVATIVVSLLALAADYGIATVEQLLRIRNGEEVEQRVSTQLIERAI, from the coding sequence ATGACCACCGCGCACTCACCAACGGGACCGTTGTTCATCTCTCCGTACATCGAGTTCGTCGCGGAGAACTTCAATCAGCTCGTCGCTCGGCTGGTCGAACACATCCTGATCACGGCGGAGACGGTGCTCATCGCGGTACCGATCGCGGTCGGGCTCGGCGTCCTGATAACGTACAACGACCGCGCGGCGACGGCGGTGCTCTGGCTGGCCGGCATCGCGATGACCATTCCCAGCCTCGCGGCGTTCGGGCTGCTCGTTCCGTTCTTGGGGATCGGAAGCGACCCGGTCGTGTTCACGTTGATCCTGTACTCGCAGCTCCCCGTCATTCGGAACACGTACGTCGGACTGACGGGTGTCGAGGAGGCGATGAAAGAGGCCGGGCGGGGACTGGGAATGACGCGCCGCCAGCGGCTCCGCCGCATCCAGATTCCGATGGCCCTGCCGATCATCCTGGCCGGCGTCCGCAACGCGGTCGTCATCGTGGTCGGCGTCGCGGCGGTCGGCGCCTACATCGGTGCGGGCGGGCTCGGAGAGTTCATCTTCAACGGCATCCGGCAGGGCGACTCCGTGATGATCGTCGTCGCGACGATCGTCGTGTCGCTGCTGGCGCTCGCCGCGGACTACGGCATCGCCACGGTCGAACAGCTCCTGCGGATCCGCAACGGCGAAGAGGTCGAACAGCGAGTCAGCACACAGCTCATAGAGAGGGCGATATAA
- a CDS encoding ABC transporter ATP-binding protein, protein MIEFEDVTKVYPDGTTAIEEISFTVEEGTTTVLVGPSGCGKTTSMKLVNRLEEPTEGTVYVDGTDNQELDKIDLRRSIGYVIQEIGLFDHLTVGENIATVPELVGWDQSRIDDRVDELLELMDLSPEYRDQYPRELSGGQRQRIGVARALAADPDILLMDEPFGALDPITRDNLQDEFLQIQERINTTILFVTHSIDEALKMGDRIAIFDVGEIVQYDTPAEILSNPKNEFVENFIGENQTFKQLSITRVREVMDEPQAHESASADVAPAADGGEYYSISPDDTLQVGLTRLLSIDHTTLPVVEGDDVVGYLTEEHVRSYFDSAGEP, encoded by the coding sequence ATGATCGAATTCGAGGACGTAACGAAGGTATACCCGGATGGGACGACAGCCATCGAGGAGATCAGTTTCACCGTCGAGGAAGGGACGACGACCGTACTCGTCGGCCCGTCCGGCTGCGGGAAGACCACCAGTATGAAGCTGGTGAACCGACTCGAAGAACCCACCGAGGGGACCGTCTACGTCGACGGGACCGACAATCAGGAGCTCGACAAGATCGATCTCCGGCGAAGCATCGGCTACGTGATCCAAGAGATCGGCCTGTTCGATCACCTGACCGTCGGCGAAAACATCGCCACCGTCCCGGAGCTGGTCGGCTGGGATCAGTCCAGGATCGACGACCGCGTCGACGAGCTACTGGAACTGATGGACCTCTCCCCGGAGTACCGGGACCAGTATCCGCGGGAACTGTCCGGCGGACAGCGACAACGCATCGGTGTGGCCCGGGCGCTCGCCGCCGACCCGGACATCCTCCTGATGGACGAACCCTTCGGCGCCCTCGACCCGATCACCCGGGACAACCTCCAAGACGAGTTCCTCCAGATCCAAGAGCGGATCAACACGACGATCCTGTTCGTCACCCACAGCATCGACGAAGCGCTCAAGATGGGCGATCGGATCGCGATCTTCGACGTCGGCGAGATCGTCCAGTACGACACGCCGGCAGAGATCCTCTCGAACCCGAAGAACGAATTCGTAGAGAACTTCATCGGAGAGAATCAGACGTTCAAGCAGCTGTCGATCACCCGCGTCCGCGAGGTGATGGACGAACCACAGGCCCACGAGTCCGCCAGCGCCGACGTCGCCCCCGCGGCCGACGGCGGGGAGTACTACAGCATTTCGCCGGACGATACGCTTCAGGTCGGTCTGACGCGGCTGCTGAGCATCGATCACACCACACTGCCCGTGGTGGAGGGCGACGACGTGGTCGGGTACCTCACCGAAGAGCACGTCCGGTCGTACTTCGACTCCGCGGGGGAGCCGTAA
- a CDS encoding ABC transporter permease: MAGVVSTSLSGIRYLLDHLPEFWQLLAEHMVLVIVSEMIAVSLAIPLGVIAARHEKLKSPILSVGNVAQTVPPLAVIALMFPILGLGFLPSFVALFIYALLPVMVNTITGLESVEEGTINAAKGMGMTRNERLTKIRFPLALPVIFAGIRTSTVINVGTAYLAFFIGGGGLGAWVISGINLFNMPQVFAGAISGAVLAISLDLILAAVESRLGNTGPASAQVAA, translated from the coding sequence ATGGCCGGCGTCGTCTCGACGTCCCTGAGCGGCATCAGGTACCTGCTCGATCACCTCCCGGAGTTCTGGCAGCTCCTGGCGGAGCATATGGTCTTGGTCATCGTCTCGGAGATGATCGCGGTATCGCTCGCGATCCCGCTCGGGGTGATCGCGGCTCGCCACGAGAAGCTGAAGAGCCCCATCCTCTCGGTCGGGAACGTGGCACAGACGGTGCCGCCGCTGGCCGTGATCGCGCTGATGTTCCCGATCCTGGGGCTCGGCTTTCTGCCCTCGTTCGTGGCGCTGTTTATCTACGCGCTGCTTCCGGTGATGGTCAACACGATCACGGGGCTGGAAAGCGTCGAAGAGGGGACGATCAACGCGGCCAAAGGGATGGGAATGACCCGGAACGAGCGGCTGACGAAAATCAGATTCCCGCTGGCCCTGCCGGTCATCTTCGCCGGCATTCGGACGAGCACCGTGATCAACGTCGGAACGGCGTACCTGGCGTTCTTCATCGGCGGCGGCGGGCTGGGTGCCTGGGTCATCAGCGGCATCAATCTATTCAATATGCCACAGGTGTTCGCCGGGGCGATCTCCGGCGCAGTACTGGCGATCTCGTTGGACCTGATCCTGGCGGCGGTCGAAAGCCGACTCGGAAACACCGGTCCGGCGTCTGCGCAGGTCGCCGCCTGA
- a CDS encoding aromatic ring-hydroxylating oxygenase subunit alpha, whose amino-acid sequence MTRWDDDRVEIHGVSADITDETNALPTKYFTDPGVHEMEKDQIFGRYWVYAGHENLIPERGDYFTRTIADRQIIVTRDDGGDVRAFYNVCAHRGSKMLDDTPMTDPGSLNRITCPYHLWAYELDGDLASTPESFEEATLNPDLDDDDAVPELDSEANGLLEVTTDSIGPLVFVNFADDPDLSLAEQAGEMKTELEALPLGEYEHARRYVSEVECNWKAFGGNYSECDHCHPNHQDWVTGLELRDSELELNDYHWVLHYKHKEDVDDEMRIHPEHEAKFYYFWPNFTVNMYGTADGYGTYIIDPIDEGRFQLIADYYFRDADLSEEEEQFVQTSRKLQEEDFELVERQYEGLKSGALGQGQLGPNEHTVHKLHRLAQDAYNA is encoded by the coding sequence ATGACGCGATGGGACGATGATCGTGTCGAAATACACGGTGTTAGTGCCGACATCACCGACGAAACGAACGCATTACCGACGAAATATTTTACCGACCCTGGCGTCCACGAGATGGAAAAAGACCAGATTTTCGGACGGTACTGGGTGTACGCGGGCCACGAAAATCTGATCCCGGAGCGGGGCGACTACTTCACCCGAACTATCGCCGACAGACAGATAATCGTCACCCGCGACGACGGGGGAGACGTCCGTGCGTTCTACAACGTCTGTGCGCATCGTGGCTCGAAGATGCTCGACGACACGCCGATGACGGATCCGGGGAGTCTCAACCGGATCACCTGCCCCTACCACCTCTGGGCGTACGAACTCGACGGCGACCTCGCGAGCACTCCCGAGAGCTTCGAGGAGGCCACTCTCAATCCCGACCTCGACGACGACGACGCCGTCCCCGAACTCGACTCGGAGGCCAACGGACTGCTGGAAGTCACTACGGACTCGATCGGGCCGCTAGTCTTCGTCAACTTCGCCGACGACCCGGACCTCTCGCTCGCGGAGCAGGCCGGAGAGATGAAGACGGAACTCGAAGCGCTTCCGCTCGGGGAATACGAACACGCTCGCCGCTACGTCTCCGAGGTCGAATGCAACTGGAAGGCGTTCGGCGGGAACTACTCGGAGTGTGACCACTGCCATCCGAACCATCAGGACTGGGTGACGGGCCTCGAACTCAGAGACTCCGAACTCGAACTCAACGACTACCACTGGGTGCTCCACTACAAACACAAAGAGGACGTGGACGACGAGATGCGCATCCACCCCGAGCACGAGGCGAAGTTCTACTACTTCTGGCCGAACTTCACGGTCAATATGTACGGGACTGCCGACGGCTACGGAACGTACATCATCGACCCCATCGACGAGGGCCGGTTCCAGCTCATCGCGGACTACTACTTCCGCGACGCAGACCTCTCCGAGGAGGAAGAGCAGTTCGTGCAGACGAGCCGGAAGCTCCAGGAGGAGGACTTCGAGTTGGTCGAACGGCAGTACGAGGGCCTCAAGTCGGGTGCGCTCGGGCAGGGCCAGCTCGGTCCGAACGAACACACGGTTCACAAACTTCACCGGCTCGCACAAGATGCCTACAACGCCTGA
- a CDS encoding metal-dependent hydrolase: MWPWGHAAVGYLLYASFTYLSDREAPSDVATVVLAIGTQLPDLIDKPLAYSVQVLPEGRSLAHSVLFAVPLCLLVWRVARSAEQWQAFGIGYGSHLIADSYNFILAGRFEMVTFLLWPVLPSPDYPTQSFAGHWVRLFESITSVSINGAIRGELPGVVYQGLLAVSIGILWWSHGRPGTQWAYRWLQNQVS; encoded by the coding sequence ATGTGGCCTTGGGGACACGCAGCGGTTGGGTATTTGCTGTATGCCTCGTTCACGTATCTCTCTGATCGGGAAGCTCCGAGCGACGTCGCGACGGTCGTGTTAGCAATCGGGACTCAGTTACCGGACCTGATCGACAAGCCGTTGGCGTATTCTGTACAGGTACTCCCTGAGGGGCGCTCGCTCGCGCATTCGGTGCTGTTTGCGGTACCGCTTTGTCTTCTCGTCTGGCGGGTCGCACGATCGGCCGAACAGTGGCAGGCATTCGGCATTGGGTACGGATCGCATCTGATAGCCGATAGTTACAATTTCATCCTGGCGGGGCGATTTGAGATGGTGACGTTTCTGCTATGGCCGGTATTGCCATCTCCCGATTATCCGACCCAAAGCTTCGCTGGCCACTGGGTACGACTGTTCGAGTCGATAACATCGGTATCGATCAACGGTGCGATACGCGGAGAGTTGCCGGGAGTCGTCTATCAGGGCCTACTCGCTGTCAGTATCGGAATTCTGTGGTGGTCTCACGGGAGACCCGGGACGCAGTGGGCGTATCGGTGGCTCCAGAATCAAGTCTCGTAA